The Opitutaceae bacterium genome has a window encoding:
- a CDS encoding tetratricopeptide repeat protein has translation MKARTIGVIAACAVLVAGGGFGILHYQELGARKEAAIASLPSRPTLSSLPSELQRRVEAAEREVRRGEDPAGALSLLATLYHANGYEAEAADCYRGLLRADPDNPRWAHNLAHLLAGYGRADEAIVLWRHVEELAPEYVPALIRLGDVLIKADRWDEAERAYLAGLEVAPRDPYLLAGLARVDVQKGRLDGARDKLEAATDASEFRIGNALLVTVYEKLGLKEKAEAVRAQAKSFGTFFDAPDPWLDAIYDECYDAYRLTLGAGMADRRGDRATALRLLDRAVRLHPDYFLAHYQLGSLHEKGGALDRSELHLRRAAELNPTFGDAWLGLYRVAGAARGRSAALSALQEGLARCPDSPGLRLEYGRHLRDQRRPAEALREFRKVYELRPAEVDALIEIAQIQFAQGQVQEGAATLKLVLDIVPAHPVALSTLCFFSITSGNQLDSREWLRQCRNQPRLSREDLQRLASAYQSRFGESPW, from the coding sequence ATGAAGGCACGGACCATCGGAGTGATCGCAGCCTGTGCCGTGCTCGTCGCGGGAGGGGGCTTTGGTATCCTTCATTATCAGGAGTTGGGGGCGCGGAAGGAGGCGGCCATCGCGTCCCTGCCGTCCAGGCCGACGCTCTCCTCCCTGCCTTCAGAGCTGCAGCGCCGGGTGGAGGCCGCGGAGCGCGAGGTTCGGCGCGGTGAGGATCCCGCGGGTGCGCTGAGCCTGCTCGCCACGTTGTATCATGCGAATGGATACGAAGCCGAGGCCGCGGATTGCTACCGCGGGCTGCTGCGGGCGGATCCCGACAACCCGCGCTGGGCGCACAACCTAGCGCACCTCCTGGCGGGCTACGGGCGGGCTGACGAGGCAATCGTTCTCTGGCGCCATGTGGAGGAGTTGGCCCCCGAGTACGTACCCGCGCTTATCCGCCTGGGTGACGTGCTTATCAAGGCCGATCGGTGGGACGAAGCAGAGCGAGCGTACCTTGCCGGACTTGAAGTGGCTCCCCGCGATCCCTACCTGCTCGCCGGTCTTGCGCGTGTCGACGTGCAGAAGGGGCGCCTCGACGGGGCTCGCGACAAACTCGAGGCCGCGACAGATGCCTCCGAATTTCGCATCGGCAATGCGCTCCTCGTTACTGTCTATGAGAAGCTTGGCCTGAAGGAAAAAGCGGAGGCGGTGCGTGCCCAGGCCAAAAGCTTTGGGACGTTCTTCGATGCGCCGGACCCCTGGCTGGATGCCATTTACGACGAATGCTACGACGCCTACCGTCTCACCCTTGGGGCAGGGATGGCGGACAGGAGAGGGGATCGCGCCACCGCGTTGCGATTGCTCGACCGCGCTGTGCGGCTGCACCCGGACTATTTCCTCGCCCATTACCAGCTCGGCTCCCTGCATGAGAAGGGCGGTGCGCTCGATCGCTCGGAACTACACCTCCGGCGCGCAGCCGAACTTAATCCCACCTTTGGCGATGCCTGGCTGGGCCTCTATCGGGTGGCAGGGGCTGCGAGGGGTCGCAGCGCGGCGCTGTCGGCGCTTCAGGAAGGCTTGGCCCGCTGCCCGGACAGCCCGGGTCTTCGGCTGGAGTATGGGCGCCACCTGCGGGACCAGCGCCGGCCGGCGGAAGCCTTGCGCGAATTCAGGAAGGTCTACGAACTTCGGCCCGCGGAGGTGGATGCGTTGATCGAGATTGCCCAGATTCAATTCGCCCAGGGGCAGGTACAGGAAGGCGCCGCCACGCTGAAGCTTGTCCTCGATATCGTGCCTGCGCACCCGGTCGCATTGTCGACCTTGTGTTTCTTCTCAATCACCTC